The Paenibacillus sp. RC334 nucleotide sequence CGGTCTGCACGTAGCAAACTTTGATGCTCATGCTGACCGTGAATATTGACGAGCTGCTCACCCACCTCACGCAGCATCGTTAAATTGACCATTTGACCGTTAATCCGCGATGAACTTTTGCCTTGAACGGTCAGTTCCCGCCGAATTAATAGATGTTCTTCCGCATTCGCCTTGATTCCTTGCTCTTCTAACGTTGCCCAAACCGGATGCTTAACCGGCAGCTCAAACAGCGCCTCCATCTCTGCTTTATCACACCCATAACGGACCAGATCGGCGGAACCTCTGCCTCCAGCAATCAGACCGAGGGCATCAATAATGATCGATTTACCTGCGCCTGTTTCCCCGGTCAATACGTGGAACCCTTTATAAAAATGAACATCGACAGCCTCTACAACTGCCAAATTTCGTATAGATAAAGTGACCAGCATCGTTCTTTCACCTCTATGATGTACAAATTCAAACGTCTAAATAGGCCTAAGAAATCATGTTTAGGAAATGTAGCCCATAAGACGATTCACAATGGCCTCGCTGTTCTCTTCTGATCGGCAAATAATCAAAATGGTGTCATCCCCGCTAATGGTACCCATAATTTCAGGCCATTCAATGTTGTCCAATAATGCAGCAATCGAGTTCGCCGTTCCCGGAAGACACTTCATCACGATCAGATTGGTCGTATAATCAATATGTAAAAAGTTGTCGACCAATGTACGTTTCAGTTTCTGCGCCGGGTTATATCGCTGATCTGAAGGCATCGAATATTTGTACCTGCCATCATCCATCGGAACTTTAATAAGCAGCAGTTCCTTGATGTCCCTAGATACAGTGGCTTGAGTGACCTGAAAACCAGCCTTGCGTAAGGCTTCAACCAGATCGTCCTGCGTTTCAATTTCCCGTTGT carries:
- the argR gene encoding transcriptional regulator ArgR — its product is MKGQRHIKIREIISQREIETQDDLVEALRKAGFQVTQATVSRDIKELLLIKVPMDDGRYKYSMPSDQRYNPAQKLKRTLVDNFLHIDYTTNLIVMKCLPGTANSIAALLDNIEWPEIMGTISGDDTILIICRSEENSEAIVNRLMGYIS